In Chiroxiphia lanceolata isolate bChiLan1 chromosome 11, bChiLan1.pri, whole genome shotgun sequence, the genomic window AGTGCACCACGGCCCTGCCCGAGTGGgggatgtggcaggacatctccctgctgggctgcagcacagcaacacagcAACTGGGGCAGCCTGTGGCAAAGGGCTGGCTCACAGGATCCAGGGGAGcaggcagtggcactggcaggcagacacagggacatggcAGCCAGCAGTACCAGGCAGGTGCTGCCCTGGTGTTCCCACTCACCCATCAGCAGCCCCATGTTGAAGTGGTAGcgctctgccagcagctccgCTCGGTGCTTGCTGATTACGGCCTCCAcctgggagcaggatggggacacCGGGATGAGCGAGCCAGGCGGGAGTACAGCATTAGGAGCCAGTCCAGTGTCCCCTGCACTGTCCCCGTAGGGTCACAGCCCCACTCACCGCCTCCTCGATCTGCTCGGGGGTGATGCAGACCCCCACGCCACAGGCTTGCTCGAAGTCCGCTGCATCCAGGGGCTCCAGGGGGTGGCTCCTCACGTACTCCAGAGcggctggggacagagcaggggtTAGAGCAGAGCCCTCCTCGCCGAGGCCGGGTGGGGTCTGGGGCCGGGCAGTACCATTGAGCTGCAGGTCCGTGAGGATCTCCCTGCGGGCGATGTAGCCCACGAGGAAGCCGAGGTGCTTCGGGTCCTTGAGGCGGGCGGCCGCGTTGTACAGCAGCGTTCCCGTGGCTTTGTCCAGCGCCGGGCCCAGCGCGCTCCGAGCCTGCCGCCACCCGGGGGAGGGTCAGGGATGAGCCCCGGAGAACCGGCGGCACCGGGGCGGGACGGGGGTAGGATGTCAAGGGCCGAGGCCACTCGgcggggctgggaggaggcGGGGCCAGGGGGTCCAGGGAAGGACAGTGGGACCAGGGTACCGGGGTGACACCGGGGATCGGGGTGCCGGGTCTCGGGGGTGACACCGGGTACCGGGGTACCAGGTACCGAGGTGCTGGGGTAACGGGTTCTTGGGGTGCCAGGGTTCCGGATGACACCGGCTACCAGGGTACTGGGAACGGGGGTGTGGGCCCGCGGCGGGCgcacctgcagcacagcccgGCGCAGCAGCGCGCTGAGAGCCCCGTTGCGCAGCGTCTCCCGCGCCTTGGCCTCGCTGAGGCCGATGCCGGTGAACAGCCCCAGCGCCTCCTCCGCCTCCTCTGCCCCCatggccgccgccgccgccgccgccataCTGCCGCCTCCGCCGGTGCCTGCTCGGGGGGCGGGGCGACGCTCAGCCAATCGGCAGCGAGGGAGGTCGGTCTCGACCAAtgggaggggggagccagggcCGGCCGGGCCAATAGACGCGCGGGAGGCGGGCTCAGCGCGCGGGGTGTTGCATCATTTAAAGAgaccggcggcggcggcggccacGTGGGgggcggggctggggcggggctgggggcggggCGTGTGCCCACCCGGCCGGTTCTGCACCGCcggtgtccccgtgtccccgaCGGACATGCCCAAGGGCCCGGGGCGTGGCGGGGATCGCGGTGGCTGCCCCAGCTCGGTCTGTGCGAGGCCAAGCCGGTCCGGTGCCCCCGGCTCCCCCGGAACGTGCGTGGTCCCTTGTCCGCGCCAGCCCAGTGTCCCTCGGTTTCCTActcccgtgtcccccccagctgcccccgTACACCTCTCAACCCGGTGTCCCCAGGCTCCCCCAGACCGGTGTACCCttggcagctccagcccagtgTCCTCCTGCTCCCCCGCTCTGATGTCCTCTCCAGCCTGGTgtccccagctcttccctgtgccccgccagctcccccagcctggtATTGCCTGGCACTTTCAGCCCCGTGCCCCTCCAGCCCGATGTCCTCCCCAGCCCAGTGTCCCCCCCAACTCCGTGTGGCCCCCCAGCCCGGTGCACTCCTAGCCCAGTGTCCACCTCATCCCACTCCCACCCcggccccagcagcagcagagacccGAGTGGTTGGGGAAGGGGGTTTATTGGAAACACTGACTGGGAGGAGGCACCGGCAGGTCCTGCCAGCCAGAATCACTGGACAGAAGGAGGTCCCACACCACGGAGGGAACAGAGCCATTAGCCGGCCCCAGCATAGAGCTACAGCTCCATCCTGGTGCCAGGTGCTGGTTTTGTCTCCTCGGTGGCTCCTTGCTCCCTGCCCGAGGCTGGCAGTGGCTTCAAGCTGTAGCGGGCACTGACGTTGGTCCCTGATATGCTCCGGTACTCGCCCATCTCCGTCCGAACGGCCTCATTCTGGGTGATGGTGAGCAGAACTGGGACAGAGAGCGTCACCTCCTTCCGCAGGACCTGGATGCTGAGCGCTGTGCGTGGGGGGATCTTGGCCGGCAGCTGCACCTCCACGCGTTGCCGGCGGGTGCTGGACTCGCTGTGCCCTTTCTGCACTGTGAAGATGTTGGAGGCTTCCACAGTCAGCGTGAAGGAGAGCCCAGCTTTGAGGCTGGTGGCATTGCTGAAGTGGAAGCTCTGCCAGAGCGTGGTGCCGTACTCCcggctgctgctggctgccagcGCCTGCTCTGACTCTGTCTCGTTCACTCCCTCGatctcatccaccagcacctcccGCTCCTCCTCCACCCGCTTCTGCTCCCAAAGAAGACGTGCCGAGACCAGGGGCCTCCCGGGCCGCAGTGGGCGCAGGTGGGACAGCCGAGCCTGGAAGTTCAGCTCCAGTTTGTAGTCAGCGAGATGCTCCCCGGGCCACgccaggcagtgccagccaCCCCGGCCGGGGTTCTGGTAGAGCAGCCAGACGCCTCGCTGCACCACGTGGGAGGCCACCCGGTCGTTGAAGTACCCATACGCCAAGTTGGTCTCCTCTGTCACCACCTTGAAGGCGCCTTGGAAGTTGGGGTGCTCGTACAGGGTGATCTGTGGGTCCCCCAGGTCGTGGTGAATGAGGCGCAGTGCCGAGAAGCTGTTGGGCCGCTCCACGGAGGGGTACTCGCCCTCCTCAAAGGCATGCGGCTCCCCCTCATACTTGGCGTCTGTGTAGGCGATCCAGGGCTGCCCCACCACTTTCAGGGAGGCGATGCAGTTCCCAAAATCCAGCTCATGCAAGTCAGGCACGTCGCAGGTGAACTCCCGGCTCAGCCCCTCAAAGTTGGCACGCTCGTACACCGTGATCCGGTTCATGGTGCTGTGGGCACCTGCCCTGCGAGGGCACAACGCAGGTCGAGTCCCCTCCTATGGGGTCACGTGGGTGCTACAGGAGACCCGTGGGGAGAGCCCAGCCAGCAAAAGGAACCCCTGGCACCCCTTATCCCCTGTCCTTTTCCCACCTCTGCCTGGTCCCGGTGCTCTCACcgtctgtgccagcagcaccctGAAGCTGTGCCTTTTAGGAAGTGGTGGCGGGACCGGGGCGTGCTGCAGCACGAAGCGCAGGCGATGACAGTGCTCGcccccacaccccacacccAACCCTGTCCCTACTCTGGTGTTGGGGAGCCAGCCAGGCCCCGCACTCTGGTCGGTGCACCGGGAGGCCAGTCAGCCCCGCCAACCAGCCCTGCCGGAAAGTCCTGCTGAGCCCTGGGCATGTGGCGCTCCAGCACTAACGAGTCACCACCAATTATCAGTGATGCTTCCGCCCTGCCCGCACTAATTACGGTGTGTGTTGCCGGTGGGGCAGGAACTGCCGGCTTGCCCCAGCGGGGTGAGAGGGTACCGTGGTGAGGTCAGCCAGCACCCCGAAACAAGAGCCTCTGGCACCATGGTGCTCCCAGGCACTGAACATGGATACCTGACATGGCACTGCTACTCCAGCCCTGTGCCCGAGGATGGCTGGGACAGGTGGGGACACTTTTTCCCCCTGTCCCTTCATGGGCAGGACAGCCACACACCTTGGGGTGGCCAcggtgctgctggaggtgggacACTGGGTATGGCAGGACGCCGACACCCAGCCAGGGAACAGGGATGGCTATCAGCCACTCCAAACACAGCATGCCAGTGGTTTCCTTGGGGCTCCATGTGGGTTCCCATGGCACAGACTGGAACTGGCCGCTCTGGGATCTGCTGGCGTGAGGCACAGGGCACGTGCACCCCACTGGCTGGCAACCCACTGGGACAGGGCTTAGGCAGCTCAAGGGATCTGGGGCAGATTGAGCCTTTGGCTTCTCCTGGCTACATGCCCAGGCCCACGAGCTGCCTCATCCCCTTGTCCACtcagccctccccagcccagggctgttcccatggcacagggcagggagcccTGAAGTCGACACAAGTGGCTCCCGGTGGTGTACAGCTGGATCCTGACCCACCCCCGGTGATGGTCAGGACTCTCAAAGCCTCTGGACCGAAATTTGCCCCTTGGGGCTGATAAGCAgggccagccctggctgcaTGGAGTGCTCCAGTCCCACATGTGAACTTGGGTTTGGTACAGCCTGTGGGCACCCATATCCTGTGGTGGAGGAGGATGAAGACTCCATTGCTCTGGCAGCCTGTCACCACCATGTCACCCCAAGAGAGGAACCCAGGTGTCTCTGAACCCCTGAACCCTGTCCCCCTCAAAGCTTTGTCCCCTAAAGGCCAGTGCCACCCCACATCTCACCACCCAGCTGCCCACTGCCAGTGCccctcttcccctgcctgcagtgccagggctgccagggtCTCCCAGTTTATTGCCAGATGTCGGGGCGGTTGGGGTTACACCAGACAAACGCTACGGGAAGCAGTTAGTGAATGGGGGGCTGTGAGGGCCGCGGGCAggggccagggaagggctgtccCACTCGCTACCCCGGCCCGCggcctccctgccagccccccgGGCTGCCACGCTCCCCCTGCGCCGGGGACCCCTCCCGCGCCCCGCAGCCGCCCTGGCTCCGCGGCCCCCGGCTCCCCCCACCTCGCTGTGTTCACCCCCCTGCAGCGAGGCTGGCGGCCGGGGCggcacggggggcacggggCAGCGTGGGTGGGAGGCGGTGCTGGCATTATTGCTATGGCGGGCGGGAGCAGCGCGACCCTCCCCACGCTCAGATCACAGTCTCGAAGAGCGTCGCCTTCTCcttggggggctctggggccAGCAGCTTGGCTTCTGCCTCGGGCGTCAGGTACTCCAGGTGGTGTTGGCCCCAGATCGGAGTGGTCAGGAGCTGCCAGCGCTGCGGGGACGCTGTGTCAGCACCCGAGGGTGGCAGCACTGAGACTGCCTGGACCCAGCTCAGTGAATCCTCCACAGTGCACAGGGAGGGGACCGAGATGGGGAAAGGGGCAGGTATGGATGGGGATGGAGGTCAGACTGCGTCAGGGAGGGGATTGAAATGGGATTGAGAAAGGGACAGAGATTGCACAGGGAAATGAGGCAGTGATGGGATTAAGAAGTGATGTCATCAAGGATAGCGTTTGGGTGAGGTTGGGACTGAGACAGCCACGGGGATAGGAATCTGATGGGAGTGAGAGCGATGAGGATAGGAATGGAACTTGCATGGGGGTCAGCCTAGgatgggaaagggattaaatgGGATTGAGAGAGGGACAGGGATTGCATGGAGACAGGATTGAGACAGTGATGGGGACGTGAACAGGACTTGGCTGGGACTAAAGAGTGATAGGGACAGAAATGGTATTCACACAGGGTTAGGACTGAGACGGTGATGTAAGCATAGATGGGATTCAGGTGAGATTGGGAGTGAGACAACgaaagggacagggatggaatTTTGATGGGAATGAGGCAGTgatggggacagggaaaggATCTGGCTGTGGATGGGAATGAGACAGTGATGAGGACAGGAAAGGGATCTGGCTGTGGATGGGACTGAGACAGAAATGTGGACAGTGCTGGGATTTGAATGGGGCTGagactgggatggggacaggactGAGAGAGGGACAGGGTtggctgggatggagagagaggcaggagggtcCCCACTGCCCCACCCTCACCTCGCGCAAGGAGCCTTTGCAGCGCAGGAGCTTGTAGATAACGGTGCAGGGGATGCAGAGCATGGAGGAGAGTGCCAGGACCCAGCCGATGGCTTCCCCCCACCATGGGTACACGTACGTCTTGTTGTAGGTCAGCGGCTTG contains:
- the LOC116792169 gene encoding epidermal differentiation-specific protein-like, which produces MNRITVYERANFEGLSREFTCDVPDLHELDFGNCIASLKVVGQPWIAYTDAKYEGEPHAFEEGEYPSVERPNSFSALRLIHHDLGDPQITLYEHPNFQGAFKVVTEETNLAYGYFNDRVASHVVQRGVWLLYQNPGRGGWHCLAWPGEHLADYKLELNFQARLSHLRPLRPGRPLVSARLLWEQKRVEEEREVLVDEIEGVNETESEQALAASSSREYGTTLWQSFHFSNATSLKAGLSFTLTVEASNIFTVQKGHSESSTRRQRVEVQLPAKIPPRTALSIQVLRKEVTLSVPVLLTITQNEAVRTEMGEYRSISGTNVSARYSLKPLPASGREQGATEETKPAPGTRMEL